A window of Salvia splendens isolate huo1 chromosome 8, SspV2, whole genome shotgun sequence genomic DNA:
GGCCGCCCTCGGCCGCGGGCATCACCATAATCAGCCCTTCCCTGCCTACATTCCCCACGGAGTAGCTCACATGAACAGGCCTCTCCCCCTTCTTGAACTCCGCATCGTACATGATCCCCCGCCCGCTCTCCGCCTCAGCCATGTGCTCCGCGTTGAAGCACGTGAGCGCAGCGCCGCCGTACATCCCCCCAGTGGCGTTGATCTCTGAGGAAAACTCCTCCTTCTTCATCCCGGCCACGTGGCGGTGGATGTGGCCCGCCACCTGCCCCAGTCCGCCGCTCAGGAGGTCGTCGGTGAGGGTCGAGAATTTGAGGGCGTTGCCGAAGTAGGCGTAGGGCACGGCGGGCGCGTGCTGGCTTGGATCTCTGGAGTCGACGCATATGGAGAGAGAGCGCTTGGTTGGCGCTTGGGCGGCAACGCGGCGCCAGAAGAGGGCGGCGAGGGCGTCGAAAGGGGTGGCGTCGGCGGGGGCTTGGGAGAGGCATTTGTCGACGGCGGCGGGGGAGAATTTTAAGGTGGCGGTGGCCATTTTGGTTGGGGTGGTGGGGAGGGGGGAGGGGGTGGGAGGAGGTGGTGTGGGGGTCGGCGGCGGGGGGAGGTCGAAGATAGGGGGATGGGTGGGGGGTTGGCGGCGGTGGACCTCCGACCATGCCTTGAACAGCATTGTGGCGCTTGTGAGGTCGGTGTGCATGTGAGTGCAGCTCAATCCAAGGGCTAATCCTCCACATTTGAACTTATTTATCTGCATATGTATTATGTTATGaatcatttttttctaaaatgaagTAACAcaaacttatactccctccgtcttttAAATATTGTCACACTTTGAccgagcacgagttttaaaaaatgtaataaaaagtgagtagaaaaagtgagtgaaaattaggtcatacttttatatacttaattttatagtaaaatgtgagtgagcatgagttagtggaatatgttgTCCGTtgtaaaaaatggtaaaaagtgaaatgtgacaaagttggtaggatgaacgaaaatggaaaaatgtgacaaaatttaatgaACGGAAAAAGTAATAAACTCTATGTTACCTAAAAATGACCTATGTGTTATGATTCAACGTTATGCATTTTAAACAGGTTTCGCATATATCAAAATCCACAGGAATATACAATAAATGTAAGTCTAAAATGAGTAGGTAGTGAAGCACGAACCCTGAGTCTCAGCTTATCTTGTAGGAGTATATTTATAACTAGGAACCAGTAGGGGAATAAAATTCatagattttatttttcctaaCTTCCCATATACATGAAAGAAAGAACGAATAAGGAAAGGAATCGCCAATTTCTACCATATATATTTCCGCATAATTCCTACATGTAGGCCCCAACTCAAATATCTTACCATCAACAAGTTGAAAAATGGAAAGGAATTTAATTATCTACCTTTAGATGGAGTACAAAATAATCATGGTATCATAAATTCATGAGCGGCAGGCTCAAACCAAAATTAGATCTCTTACTAAATAGATCCAAATGGATTTAACTAAAGATATTAATTCAATTTGGATTTAACTAGAGATACTAGTAATTCAAAAATATTACCTGGACACGAAACGGGGACCAGAAGCTAGGGTCATTAGGCATTTCCTCCCAGGCCGTGAGATCTCGCTCCTCCACACCGTCGGCAGATCCGAGCCATTCATCGATAGTGGCATCCACGGTGGCCTGGAGCATCCGGACCCCAGCGTCGTTGAACTTTATTAGCCACTCCCCGTTATCGGGTTCACAGGTCAAGCGACCCGTGACATAGGGGTATTCATCTAACAATTCCGATAGGGTGATCCGGAGATTGCCAAGGTCGGACGGCATGGGGCCATCGAGGAACGGGTTGGAGGCGTAGTAGAACACAATATGGATGGTATGCGAACCCATTGCCCGATCCAGCATAGACAACTTGTGTACCTTCCCAGGCTCAGTCGGCTTGCCGGACACCACACTCAGTATTGACTCCACTTTCACTCGGCTACACTTTGCTTCTTCCATTTTTTTCCCTTAAAAGTGATAAAGATTAGATTAGTAGTACAAACAAGAGCAAGATAATATATAAAGGAAGCTATAAAAGGAATTAGAGGAGTTTGTGAGAGGGGGTGGTTGGGAGGGTTAGTTGGTATTATAAATGGGATTATTGATTGAATTTGGTGGTAGTGATTGTTAATAATAAATGCGGACGGCAGCATTTACGTCTCACTGCTGTGTGGAATTGGATACAACACCAAGATTTTAATTTTTGCTCTGCTTGACTAATCAATACCAACATTTATGTGTAACGTGGAAGTAGATGCATGTCACCAGTGGCCACATCAAGCCATCCCTGCACCTTATTACGGGTggttgaaataattaattagaaTACAATTGCTCTCACTAATATATATAGACAAGACAACACGTAAAATTAATTTTTCCCCC
This region includes:
- the LOC121745352 gene encoding protein ECERIFERUM 26-like, with the protein product MEEAKCSRVKVESILSVVSGKPTEPGKVHKLSMLDRAMGSHTIHIVFYYASNPFLDGPMPSDLGNLRITLSELLDEYPYVTGRLTCEPDNGEWLIKFNDAGVRMLQATVDATIDEWLGSADGVEERDLTAWEEMPNDPSFWSPFRVQINKFKCGGLALGLSCTHMHTDLTSATMLFKAWSEVHRRQPPTHPPIFDLPPPPTPTPPPPTPSPLPTTPTKMATATLKFSPAAVDKCLSQAPADATPFDALAALFWRRVAAQAPTKRSLSICVDSRDPSQHAPAVPYAYFGNALKFSTLTDDLLSGGLGQVAGHIHRHVAGMKKEEFSSEINATGGMYGGAALTCFNAEHMAEAESGRGIMYDAEFKKGERPVHVSYSVGNVGREGLIMVMPAAEGGRGRTVTATLPEEQVAELCRDQVILDFEPTMILCGRRS